One Solanum pennellii chromosome 9, SPENNV200 DNA segment encodes these proteins:
- the LOC107031690 gene encoding phospholipase A1-Igamma2, chloroplastic-like, producing MASLTKNSILTFQTCTPHKHQGTTNFKPADSFLPPSYPLTRVKSSTKTRSLSSRTSQSFTSIIDEKEKTNLSIDQLEESENTGNRTNIYEPEVVDRWLEIHGQDDWVGMLDPMDPLLRSELIRYGEMAQACYDAFDFDPYSKYCGSCKFPRRKFFDGLGMAEYGYDITRYLYATSNINLPNFFKQSRWPKIWSKNANWIGYVAVSNDETTKRLGRRDITIAWRGTVTRLEWIADLMDYLRPISSDNIPCPDPNVKVESGFLDLYTDKDENCRYCKFSAREQILTEVKRLIEMYPDEEMSITVTGHSLGSALAILSAYDIVETGLNVKADTSGVPICVFSFSGPRVGNVRFKERIEKLGVKVLRVVNVHDIVPKSPGLVLNEHSPSMVMKICEKLPWSYSHVGVELALDHKNSPFLKPTSDLICAHNLEAHLHLLDGYHGKGRRFVLEKGRDIALVNKACDFLKDHYCVPPNWRQDENKGMIRDKDGRWIQPERPRLDDHPHDIHHHLKHLGL from the exons ATGGCTTCTCTCACTAAAAACTCCATTCTCACATTCCAAACATGTACACCCCATAAGCACCAAGGTACAACCAATTTCAAACCCGCCGATTCATTTCTTCCTCCCTCTTATCCCCTTACTAGAGTCAAGTCGTCAACCAAAACGCGCTCTTTGTCCTCTAGAACAAGCCAGTCTTTTACATCTATCATTGACGAAAAGGAAAAGACCAACCTATCCATCGATCAATTAGAAGAAAGTGAAAACACTGGTAATAGGACGAATATTTATGAACCAGAAGTAGTAGATCGATGGCTAGAAATTCATGGTCAAGATGATTGGGTAGGTATGCTTGATCCAATGGATCCACTTCTTCGTAGCGAATTAATTCGTTACGGAGAAATGGCTCAAGCTTGTTACGATGCTTTCGATTTCGATCCATATTCTAAATATTGTGGGAGTTGCAAATTTCCAAGACGCAAGTTTTTTGATGGATTAGGTATGGCTGAGTATGGGTACGATATCACACGTTATTTATATGCAACTTCAAATATTaacttgccaaattttttcaAGCAATCGCGTTGGCCTAAG ATATGGAGTAAAAACGCGAATTGGATCGGTTATGTTGCGGTTTCAAATGACGAAACGACGAAACGGTTAGGGCGTCGTGACATAACAATAGCATGGAGAGGTACGGTGACTCGTTTGGAATGGATTGCTGATTTAATGGATTATCTCCGTCCCATTTCTTCAGATAATATACCTTGCCCTGATCCTAATGTCAAGGTCGAGTCTGGATTTCTTGATCTTTACACTGACAAAGACGAGAACTGCAG GTATTGCAAGTTTTCAGCTCGAGAACAGATACTAACGGAAGTGAAAAGATTAATAGAAATGTATCCAGATGAGGAAATGAGCATAACGGTTACAGGGCACAGCTTAGGGAGCGCGCTAGCAATATTAAGCGCGTACGACATAGTGGAAACGGGGTTAAATGTGAAGGCGGATACAAGTGGTGTGCCAATATGTGTGTTTTCATTTTCAGGGCCAAGAGTTGGTAATGTAAGGTTCAAAGAAAGAATTGAAAAATTAGGTGTGAAAGTGTTGAGAGTTGTGAATGTTCATGATATAGTACCAAAATCACCAGGATTAGTGTTGAATGAACATTCACCATCTATGGTTATGAAGATATGTGAAAAGTTACCATGGAGTTATTCACATGTTGGTGTGGAGTTGGCTTTGGATCATAAGAATTCACCTTTTTTGAAACCAACTAGTGATCTTATTTGTGCACATAATTTGGAGGCTCATTTGCACTTGCTTGACGG ATATCATGGAAAAGGGAGAAGATTTGTGCTTGAAAAAGGAAGAGACATAGCATTAGTGAACAAAGCATGTGATTTTTTGAAAGATCATTATTGTGTTCCTCCTAATTGGAGACAAGATGAAAATAAAGGTATGATTAGAGACAAAGATGGACGTTGGATTCAACCTGAACGTCCTAGACTTGATGATCATCCTCATGATATTCATCATCATCTCAAACATTTAGGACTTTAA